ATAATTTGAATATCCCAAGCATAGTCGACAGCAATTTTTCCAATTGGTAGACTTAATGATTCACCACCACCGGCAGTTGCGAGATAAAAAGCTTCATTCAAGGTAATGCTTGAACCAGAAACCCCACGTTTTTCACTACAACAATTGTTATCTACCCCATCTTCTAACATTCTAGAAGACATTACTGCTTGTCGAATATTATCAAATAAACTTGGAGAAAACCCGCCAGAAATATCACTTCCTAGACCTACTTCTACTCGATGTTCATGCAATAGTTTAGCAATTGGGGTAACGGCATTACCAAAATATGCATTGGAAATCGGACAATGAGCCACTGCCGTCCCTTTCTCAGCAAATAACTTCATATCTTCATCGGAAAGGAAGCCACAATGAGCCATCACTGATTTTTCTGTCATTAACCCAAAATCATTTAAAGCAAATGCGTCATTTTTTCCAAAACGCTCTTGCACAAAAGTATGCGCCCAATCGCTCTCACTACAATGTGATTGAATGTGAACATTATATTTAGCGGCTAAAGCACCTAATCCTTTTAAAGAGTCATCAGTACAACTTGGAATAAATCGAGGAGTGACAACTGGATATACTCCTTGTGGCGTATTTTTATTTAATTCTAATACTTCTTGAATAAATAATTCCGTTTCTTCAAGTGCTACCGCCGTTGTTGCATCTCGATAGTAAGCAGGATTCTGTTCTAGATCGTCCATCACAACTTTCCCCACTAAGCCTCTTTGACCTTTTTCGCTGCAAATTTCTGCCAAGCGTCGACTTGCTTCACGATGAACCGTGGCAAAATACAAAGCAGTTGTTGTTCCATTTTTGATCAACTTTGTCACTAAATCCGAATAGACGGTTTCTGCAAAGTCACTATCAGCAAATTTTGCTTCTAACGGAAAGGTATACGTGTTGAGCCAGTCATATAATGGTAAATCAAGCGCCGTACCGGCTTGTGCCCATTGTGGAGCATGAATGTGAAGATCGATAAATCCGGGTAGGATAAATTGATCTGGTGCCAATTCTTGAAATTTATTTTTTGCCGAATACTCTTCAATAATCTGATCATATTCTTCTGATTCTGGTGCAATAATCTTGCCGATCACACCTGATTCTGAAATACAAAATAAGCAGTTTTCTAATGTTTTAACATTTTTTGGATCAACACTTGAAAATGCAGTTCCTTTTACAACAAAATTAAACAAACTAAGGACTCCCTTCATAACGATACAAAGAGTATTATATACAATAATTCGTTTTTATTCTATATTTTTTTATCAAAAGATTAAAAAATCGCGCGAAATATCCAAAACACGAACATTAAACCAAAAAAACTTAAACAAAATGAATGAAGCATTTTGTTTAAGTCTTTAAAGAGAACTTTTTTAGATCCAAATGTTTTTTTGGATGACTTCTTTTGGAAGAGAGTTTCTATACAATGTGTGCTTAACAAGCTTAGCTTGGACAAGTTTTTTTCTTCCCTCTAGAGTTCTAGAGTAGATCAAGTTACTTTTACCTGAAAAATAGTGGTTGATTGCACATTGATAGATCATAGCCGTCTTTTTATTTCGACCAAATATCTCTGGTACACTTAGAATCTCAGAGTTTTTTAAATAAATAAAGTAGCGCGGATTCTCTATTGGTGAAAGAACTTCCTTCATTGTAGTATGAAAAAGTCGTTCTTCTTGGTAGTTTGCTTGAGTAAAATAACATGTACATTCACTAGTTGAAACATTGATTGTGATTCTTTTTAAAGCATCTGACTCAAATATGCCAAGCTCCACAAATGTTTCAGTTATACTGAGTACCAGATGACGAATGTGATTGACTTCTTTTTGCCACTCCTTTTTTCCGACATACACTTGATAGGTTTCCAAAACTTTTTCTCTATTGAAAGTCGCTAAAATTGCTAATCCATCCACACCAAAAATCATACCGCCCAAAATAGGATCCGCAATCATAGAGAAAATGCCAGCAATTGACAAAACAGCAATTCCTATCCCTGAATAAAGTCGCCCTTTATCAAAATATTTAGCCGCTTGCGGCTTAACGACTAACAAAGGTGTGGTAGGTTTATCTTCAGCTTGTTTTCTAATGATTAAAGGCATTGTCAAATGATTCCCTTTTTCTAACCCTTGCTTCCAACGTTGTTCCAACTGTTCTCTTTCATTGCACCAATACAGCATCTCTTGGTTGTAGACCGCAATTTCTTTTCCGGAACTAACACTTATTAAGTCGAAACGTTCTACACCACTTTCAATAACCGGCTGTGTCTCAAAAGTTAACCCACAGATGTATCCCATACGCTTCATGATTCGGTTAAGGTCTATTTGCTTAGAAAAGTCTAGTCCAGGTAGGACAACTGCTAAATGCCAGATATTCGTTGTTTTTCCTTTCTTATGCATTCGTAAGCCACGCCCTCTTAATTGCTGAGTTTGAGTAAATGAAGTAGAGTGATTTGCTAAAACAACCGTATTGATTGCAGGACAGTTCCAACCTTCCCCAAATAAACTACTAGTTCCGATCAGTAATTGAATCGCTTTTTGATCCACTAACTCTGTTACAATTGTTAAAGCTTTTGAACGCATTTGTTCATTAGAATAAACAACAACATATTCACTAAAATAAGGATGCTCGGTAATCTTGATTGAAATGTCGGAAAATAAGGTTTGAAATTCTTTTGAAATAATTAAAAATTCGCCACAAACTGCCGCTAAATTTACATCTTCACTGAAAAAAGGAACTAGATAATCGAATATTGGGATCAAGCCGTACTCCAACTCACCATTTTTCCCAGCTAGAACCTCTTTTTTTATAAAATCTGTTAAAACTAACCCACAAAGCTCACGCCCCATTTTCTCATATTCACAAAGTAATATACGACAGATCGCTTCTTTTTTTTCAACTGGCGCTTGGTTTACTATGCGATCTGAAAATTCTGGAAACAATTGTAACTGATTTTGGACTAGCCAACCTTTACTTTCTAAATAAGTAAATAAAGATAACTTGGGATCGCAGTCGTATAAATAAGTCAGCAAATGAATCATATGTTTTTTTTCAAGTGTTGGGAAGGATAATTTTTCCCCTTGCGAACGTGACACACCTAACATGTGCCAATGTTGCTCCTCTAATTG
The DNA window shown above is from Enterococcus sp. 12C11_DIV0727 and carries:
- the guaD gene encoding guanine deaminase, yielding MFNFVVKGTAFSSVDPKNVKTLENCLFCISESGVIGKIIAPESEEYDQIIEEYSAKNKFQELAPDQFILPGFIDLHIHAPQWAQAGTALDLPLYDWLNTYTFPLEAKFADSDFAETVYSDLVTKLIKNGTTTALYFATVHREASRRLAEICSEKGQRGLVGKVVMDDLEQNPAYYRDATTAVALEETELFIQEVLELNKNTPQGVYPVVTPRFIPSCTDDSLKGLGALAAKYNVHIQSHCSESDWAHTFVQERFGKNDAFALNDFGLMTEKSVMAHCGFLSDEDMKLFAEKGTAVAHCPISNAYFGNAVTPIAKLLHEHRVEVGLGSDISGGFSPSLFDNIRQAVMSSRMLEDGVDNNCCSEKRGVSGSSITLNEAFYLATAGGGESLSLPIGKIAVDYAWDIQIIDSKELPIFSEEEPLMAIFQKILYLSRPENIDEVWIQGRKVHDKNKKELEV
- a CDS encoding DEAD/DEAH box helicase family protein, with the translated sequence MTILTSETVTWRKYQKQLLERLPNYKENQSVHLVVPPGSGKTYLGIEIIRQLNEKTLILVPSLVLKQQWIRTIQTIFLKKTADRSEVSDSIDSLKMNTVETYQTIYSRLKNDPTFFKREKIGVLVLDEAHHLKKSWGEVLLALKIEAPELITVSLTATPPYDADLQEWQQYQLLNGPIDEEIAIPQLIKEQALAPHQDYLYLVSAPTGIVARYEEFMQNQSEIVETIAASTEISNCLLQKDFIQNPIEQEEFIYQFFDVYLSALLFLHLHGYQLEEQHWHMLGVSRSQGEKLSFPTLEKKHMIHLLTYLYDCDPKLSLFTYLESKGWLVQNQLQLFPEFSDRIVNQAPVEKKEAICRILLCEYEKMGRELCGLVLTDFIKKEVLAGKNGELEYGLIPIFDYLVPFFSEDVNLAAVCGEFLIISKEFQTLFSDISIKITEHPYFSEYVVVYSNEQMRSKALTIVTELVDQKAIQLLIGTSSLFGEGWNCPAINTVVLANHSTSFTQTQQLRGRGLRMHKKGKTTNIWHLAVVLPGLDFSKQIDLNRIMKRMGYICGLTFETQPVIESGVERFDLISVSSGKEIAVYNQEMLYWCNEREQLEQRWKQGLEKGNHLTMPLIIRKQAEDKPTTPLLVVKPQAAKYFDKGRLYSGIGIAVLSIAGIFSMIADPILGGMIFGVDGLAILATFNREKVLETYQVYVGKKEWQKEVNHIRHLVLSITETFVELGIFESDALKRITINVSTSECTCYFTQANYQEERLFHTTMKEVLSPIENPRYFIYLKNSEILSVPEIFGRNKKTAMIYQCAINHYFSGKSNLIYSRTLEGRKKLVQAKLVKHTLYRNSLPKEVIQKNIWI